A part of Cervus elaphus chromosome 11, mCerEla1.1, whole genome shotgun sequence genomic DNA contains:
- the LOC122702560 gene encoding basic proline-rich protein-like, giving the protein MTRRHQEGQSGRQVLASPQAKLPGDKLPTASVPTACIPAFSAVVLAARDPIGPCQGQMTPEPGPGQLRPSTKVPGLSGHSPGKDTTAAPALPQPSASSRAPAETGDSQMTNQCLGGRGQLSREHAEPKIQGAAPGLGQRIPGCRGRTSLHRGPGGHSLVNHDDAGPRSPSEACHHSTGPPLLGTLSPAQRLQPIPAPSTLGPASLPGPEHPLAPLHPCPAPTQPQSPPGDLSCPRPARGHLQQGCLQPSRDTSDCSLPGPQPHGAPQASMWELAGGVLLNRSPLTTCSLSPERAGVSAGARDRDRAATSPAVRQVETPPASGEEGCRGRQQFLGAGEQALFPEAGSTLHSGAGAPSTVNRGARPLVSFGTEEMVCRAPRKPSLLPARAGMPGRGFPPEATVTLEAAGSTMPLGGPAHCPVPSPPTPTPGGHRSLQTHLMDVAAKVTGAKVTQATPGGSPAQPRAWRAEGPRLCKTAFITERSAVQSCTEETKGPPEGSKPGAAKTTDTPTGSRSRARLWRRPVNYSGGPCRSPGGPVSPASSDDVVGTAGFHPLLFPEEPNCRAPEIEISPEHGPLGALTPAASEEEPAAQADLLKRVSRVDIDPPPPTTTKRPGRSWQQPQHPAPGRMATPVLPPPCQSSQAREEGP; this is encoded by the exons ATGACCCGCCGGCATCAAGAGGGTCAAAGTGGCAGACAGGTGCTCG CCTCACCACAAGCCAAGCTTCCAGGAGACAAGCTGCCCACGGCCTCCGTGCCCACCGCCTGCATCCCGGCGTTCAGCGCTGTGGTCCTTGCTGCCCGAGACCCGATAGGACCCTGCCAGGGGCAAA TGACTCCGGAGCCCGGTCCAGGACAGCTGAGGCCCTCCACAAAGGTGCCAGGCCTCTCGGGACACAGTCCAGGCAAGGACACCACCGCGGCCCCGGCCCTGCCACAGCCCTCGGCCAGCTCCAGGGCCCCCGCGGAGACCGGCGATTCTCAGATGACTAACCAGTGCCTTGGGGGGCGCGGCCAGCTCTCCCGGGAA CACGCCGAGCCGAAGATCCAGGGCGCGGCCCCCGGCCTCGGCCAGAGGATCCCGGGCTGTCGGGGCAGGACCAGCCTGCACAGGGGCCCTGGGGGCCACTCTCTCGTGAA CCACGACGACGCAGGTCCACGGTCACCCTCAGAAGCCTGCCATCACAGCACTGGACCGCCCCTCCTGGGGACACTCAGCCCTGCCCAGCGGCTGCAGCCCATTCCCGCGCCGTCCACACTCGGGCCAGCGTCCCTGCCTGGACCCGAACATCCGCTggcccccctccacccctgccccgcccccacacaGCCCCAGTCTCCCCCTGGAGACCTCTCCTGCCCACGACCTGCCCGTGGCCACCTCCAGCAGGGCTGCCTGCAACCCAGCAGGGACACGTCTGACTGTTCTCTGCCGGGTCCCCAGCCCCACggggccccacaggccagcatgTGGGAGCTGGCCGGCGGGGTGTTGCTGAACCGCTCGCCGCTGACCACCTG CTCGCTGAGCCCAGAAAGGGCTGGGGTCTCAGCTGGAGCCAGGGACAGGGACAGAGCGGCCACAAGTCCGGCGGTCAGGCAGGTGGAAACTCCCCCTGCATCCGGGGAG GAGGGCTGCCGGGGGAGGCAGCAGTTCCTGGGTGCCGGGGAGCAGGCCTTGTTTCCTG AAGCTGGCTCCACCCTCCACTCAGGCGCCGGCGCCCCGTCCACTGTGAACCGCGGTGCGCGGCCTCTGGTCAGTTTCGGAAC GGAGGAAATGGTCTGCAGGGCTCCTCGGAAACCCAGCCTGCTCCCAGCCAGGGCAGGCATGCCTGGGCGAGGCTTCCCTCCCGAGGCGACCGTGACCTTGGAAGCTGCAGGGTCCACAATGCCTCTGGGCGGCCCTGCTCACTGCCccgtcccctccccacccaccccgacCCCCGGCGGCCACAGGAGCCTCCAGACCCACCTGATGGACGTGGCAGCCAAGGTCACAGGAGCCAAGGTCACACAAGCCACCCCCGGGGG CTCTCCAGCTCAGCCCCGTGCCTGGCGTGCGGAGGGCCCCCGACTCTGCAAAACGGCTTTCATAACAGAGCGGTCAGCTGTTCAGAGCTGCACAGAGGAGACAAAAGGGCCGCCCGAGGGGTCCAAGCCTGGGGCCGCCAAGACCACTGACACCCCCACAGGCTCCAGGAGCCGTGCCCGCCTGTGGCGGCGGCCCGTGAATTATTCAGGTGGTCCCTGCAG ATCCCCTGGGGGTCCTGTCAGTCCAGCGTCCTCAGACGACGTCGTGGGAACAGCAGGTTTCCATCCGCTCCTGTTCCCTGAGGAGCCCAACTGCCGCGCCCCAGAAATAGAGATTTCCCCAGAGCACGGCCCACTCGGGGCCCTGACCCCTGCAGCCTCAGAGGAGGAGCCTGCGGCCCAGGCTGACCTTCTAAAG CGAGTCAGCAGGGTGGACatcgacccccccccccccaccaccaccaagcgTCCAG GTCGCTCCTGGCAACAGCCCCAACATCCAGCGCCAGGGCGGATGGCCACGCCCGTCCTGCCACCACCCTGCCAGTCCTCTCAGGCCCGGGAGGAGGGGCCGTGA